A region of Piscinibacter gummiphilus DNA encodes the following proteins:
- the sctQ gene encoding type III secretion system cytoplasmic ring protein SctQ, with amino-acid sequence MTSSGALPYQPVAARLPRLDRTAAAAARLLHDRRLRPNWWGVVDGLEFVPLAALPADPVFRLSLDTAHGPVEAFFCAPAFPSLAVAAAQSAGVPAALQSLAAEAVMQPLLDAFAALGLHDVSVAGLVPMADRHGEVPAAGWARATLHGEPVASFACTRLPDALARGLRERLAPPRFVSRLARSLAMPGRVLLSARPVRRAVLDSLGRGDVLLLASGGPDTRVACNVSFGARGGRRWCADVAVDDTFLTIQGAGRMIEEHGNDHEEALADEAPASPPADLEVPVRFEVDTVAVPLSQIESMADGYVIELAVPLASAPLRLVACGRVIATAELVAVGDHLGARITHLARRDAERTGH; translated from the coding sequence ATGACCTCCTCCGGCGCACTTCCGTACCAGCCCGTCGCCGCGCGCCTGCCGCGGCTCGACCGCACGGCCGCGGCCGCGGCGCGGCTGCTCCACGACCGACGGCTCCGGCCGAACTGGTGGGGCGTGGTCGACGGGCTGGAGTTCGTGCCGCTCGCCGCGCTCCCCGCCGACCCCGTGTTCCGTCTGTCCCTCGACACCGCGCACGGGCCGGTCGAGGCGTTCTTCTGCGCCCCGGCCTTCCCGTCGCTCGCGGTGGCCGCGGCCCAGTCGGCCGGCGTGCCGGCCGCGCTGCAGTCGCTGGCCGCGGAGGCCGTGATGCAGCCGTTGCTGGACGCGTTCGCGGCGCTCGGCCTGCACGACGTGTCGGTGGCCGGCCTCGTGCCGATGGCAGATCGCCATGGCGAGGTGCCGGCGGCGGGCTGGGCGCGCGCGACGCTGCACGGCGAACCCGTTGCGAGCTTCGCCTGCACCCGGCTGCCCGACGCCTTGGCGCGGGGGCTGCGCGAACGGCTCGCCCCGCCGCGGTTCGTGTCGCGGCTCGCGCGTTCGCTCGCGATGCCGGGCCGGGTGCTGCTGTCGGCGCGACCGGTGCGCCGCGCGGTGCTGGATTCCCTCGGCCGTGGCGACGTGCTGCTGCTCGCCTCCGGCGGGCCGGACACCCGCGTGGCCTGCAACGTCAGTTTCGGGGCCCGTGGCGGCCGGCGCTGGTGCGCCGACGTCGCGGTCGACGACACCTTCCTCACCATCCAAGGAGCGGGACGCATGATCGAAGAACACGGAAACGACCACGAGGAGGCCCTCGCCGACGAGGCGCCGGCGTCACCGCCCGCCGACCTCGAGGTGCCGGTGCGCTTCGAGGTGGACACGGTCGCGGTGCCGCTCTCGCAGATCGAATCCATGGCCGACGGCTACGTGATCGAGCTGGCCGTGCCGCTCGCGAGCGCGCCGCTGCGCCTCGTGGCCTGCGGCCGCGTGATCGCCACGGCCGAACTCGTCGCGGTGGGCGACCACCTCGGCGCCCGCATCACCCACCTGGCCCGGCGCGATGCAGAACGAACCGGCCATTGA
- the sctR gene encoding type III secretion system export apparatus subunit SctR — MQNEPAIEVVPLLAVIFAIGFLPFAAMMVTSYTKIVVVLGLVRNALGVQQVPPNMVLNGIAIIMSVYIVAPMFMDAFDALQRQQHGQGGGTRQVAQVMEAAREPVRKFLAKHAHAREKAFFLKSVSAVWTPERAKQVKEDDLIILAPAFTLSELTEAFKIGFLIYLAFVVVDLVVANVLLSLGLSQVTPTQVAIPFKLLLFVVMDGWSVLLHGLVLTYR, encoded by the coding sequence ATGCAGAACGAACCGGCCATTGAGGTCGTCCCGCTGCTGGCGGTCATCTTCGCGATCGGCTTCCTGCCGTTCGCGGCGATGATGGTCACTTCGTACACGAAGATCGTCGTCGTGCTCGGCCTGGTGCGCAACGCGCTCGGGGTGCAGCAGGTGCCGCCGAACATGGTGCTCAACGGCATCGCGATCATCATGTCGGTCTACATCGTGGCGCCGATGTTCATGGACGCCTTCGACGCGCTCCAGCGGCAGCAGCACGGGCAGGGCGGCGGCACGCGCCAGGTGGCGCAGGTGATGGAGGCCGCGCGCGAGCCGGTGCGCAAGTTCCTCGCCAAACACGCCCACGCGCGCGAGAAGGCGTTTTTCCTGAAGTCGGTGTCGGCGGTCTGGACACCCGAGCGGGCCAAGCAGGTGAAGGAGGACGACCTCATCATCCTCGCGCCGGCCTTCACGCTGTCCGAGCTGACGGAGGCGTTCAAGATCGGGTTCCTGATCTACCTCGCCTTCGTCGTCGTGGACCTGGTGGTGGCCAACGTGCTGCTGTCGCTCGGCCTGTCGCAGGTCACCCCCACGCAGGTCGCGATTCCGTTCAAGCTGCTGCTGTTCGTCGTGATGGACGGCTGGTCGGTGCTGCTGCACGGTCTCGTGCTGACCTACCGCTAG
- the sctS gene encoding type III secretion system export apparatus subunit SctS yields MGTEDISRVTSQALLLCLVVSLPTVLVAATVGLLIAFVQAVTSLQEQAIGQGAKMIAVLITLLLAAPWGARMILEFANSMMRLAMA; encoded by the coding sequence ATGGGAACCGAAGACATCTCGCGTGTCACCTCCCAGGCGCTGCTGCTGTGCCTCGTCGTGTCGCTGCCCACCGTGCTGGTCGCGGCGACGGTCGGGCTCCTGATCGCGTTCGTGCAGGCGGTGACCTCGCTGCAGGAACAGGCGATCGGGCAGGGCGCCAAGATGATCGCGGTGCTGATCACGCTGCTGCTCGCCGCGCCGTGGGGCGCCCGCATGATCCTCGAGTTCGCGAACTCGATGATGCGGCTGGCGATGGCCTGA
- a CDS encoding CesT family type III secretion system chaperone — MTYERYEALVTELCTTTELGDPKVVLETKTLEVEGFTVLLDHFEDDPAALYMQFDYGIVTAGRTLRIFRMMLESNLLVYAQDQAQLGVNPDTGGVLLILRVPMGDDIDGAWFADTLVHYAEHGRYWRDHMSTSVDDMFEGIAAGDYAWLRA, encoded by the coding sequence ATGACCTACGAACGCTACGAGGCACTCGTCACCGAGTTGTGCACCACGACCGAACTCGGCGATCCGAAGGTGGTGCTCGAGACCAAGACCCTGGAGGTCGAGGGATTCACTGTGCTGCTGGACCACTTCGAGGACGACCCGGCGGCGCTGTACATGCAGTTCGACTACGGCATCGTCACGGCGGGGCGCACGCTGCGCATCTTCCGCATGATGCTCGAGTCGAACCTGCTCGTGTACGCGCAGGACCAGGCGCAGCTCGGCGTGAACCCCGACACCGGCGGCGTGCTGCTGATCCTGCGGGTGCCGATGGGCGACGACATCGACGGCGCGTGGTTCGCCGACACGCTGGTGCACTACGCCGAACACGGCCGCTACTGGCGCGACCACATGAGCACGTCGGTCGACGACATGTTCGAAGGCATCGCGGCCGGTGACTATGCGTGGCTTCGCGCCTGA
- a CDS encoding sensor histidine kinase, producing the protein MPPVLYPHAATEDRPSLWPHRPAADGLPDHLVVLLSRAEATSDPEAAGRLLDEALSSARQLPDDSVLPRCLHRAAAILLKGHDARGAYAMCLEAQPMLERLDDRWGATQVLKLRGRCCLVAGEHELAETLLSEATDRFERMGLAVEAARCESLLSSAFRSEGNLLAAVHFAGHARARLDPTPTHLLHRLGAGEAYSRLLLARRLKSLGEGAAADTHLDEAAAVLPPLDEVDDTSGGQAALVFDIAALVAVERGREADRRAALARLLRVARLLGEADWLGLAWLRLAELRRTQPGRLAATTADARRAVRHLEATPRSPRLPTAQRLLADALERQADSRGAYEAFVSALRHEADQERATLAERLEMLALHGRAEQDLRETEQTLAYAQRFSNVGYLVASVNHELNQPLASIRLLAETTIELAAHGHADEVQQSLRSMRELGRRLDVVASKLAAFPVRENAPLRAVPLRRVVHEALELLQARLAQTPCEVRSLRDDLYVQADEAQVVHVVANLVNNALDAMAGQDTRRIDFSGTAGARQVTLTLRDNGPGIPEGVRDRLFHPFFSTKAAGQGLGLGLALSRDALRAMGGDLTARHSAGSGAAFEVTLPRASPP; encoded by the coding sequence GTGCCACCCGTCCTCTATCCCCATGCCGCGACCGAGGATCGCCCGTCGCTCTGGCCCCACCGGCCGGCGGCCGACGGCCTGCCCGACCACCTCGTCGTGCTGCTCTCGCGGGCCGAGGCCACGTCCGATCCCGAGGCCGCGGGGCGCCTTCTCGACGAAGCCTTGTCGTCGGCCCGCCAGCTGCCCGACGACAGCGTGCTGCCCCGCTGCCTGCACCGCGCCGCCGCCATCCTGCTCAAGGGCCACGACGCCCGCGGGGCCTACGCGATGTGCCTGGAGGCGCAGCCCATGCTGGAGCGGCTGGACGACCGATGGGGCGCCACCCAGGTCCTGAAGCTCCGCGGGCGCTGCTGCCTCGTCGCCGGTGAACACGAGCTGGCCGAGACGCTGCTGTCCGAGGCCACGGACCGCTTCGAGCGCATGGGCCTGGCGGTCGAGGCGGCCCGGTGCGAGTCGCTCCTGTCCTCGGCGTTCCGCAGCGAAGGCAACCTGCTCGCGGCGGTCCACTTCGCCGGCCACGCGCGCGCACGGCTCGACCCCACGCCCACGCACCTGTTGCACCGCCTGGGCGCCGGCGAGGCGTACTCCCGCCTGCTGCTCGCGCGGCGCCTGAAGTCGCTGGGCGAAGGGGCGGCGGCTGACACGCACCTCGACGAGGCGGCGGCCGTGCTGCCACCGCTCGACGAGGTGGACGACACCTCCGGCGGGCAGGCGGCGCTGGTCTTCGACATCGCGGCGCTCGTCGCCGTCGAGCGGGGGCGCGAGGCCGACCGTCGCGCCGCGCTCGCCCGGCTGCTGCGGGTCGCGCGCCTCCTCGGCGAGGCCGACTGGCTCGGCCTCGCGTGGCTGCGCCTGGCGGAGCTGCGGCGCACGCAGCCCGGGCGGCTCGCCGCCACCACTGCCGACGCGCGCCGCGCGGTGCGGCACCTGGAGGCCACACCGCGTTCACCCCGCCTGCCGACGGCGCAGCGGCTGCTGGCCGACGCCCTCGAACGGCAGGCCGACAGCCGGGGCGCCTACGAGGCCTTCGTGTCGGCGCTCCGGCACGAGGCCGACCAGGAGCGCGCGACACTCGCCGAGCGCCTGGAGATGCTCGCGCTGCACGGCCGCGCCGAGCAGGACCTGCGCGAGACCGAACAGACCCTCGCGTACGCGCAGCGGTTCTCGAACGTGGGGTACCTCGTCGCGAGTGTCAACCACGAGCTGAACCAGCCGCTCGCGTCCATCCGTCTGCTCGCCGAGACCACGATCGAGCTGGCCGCCCACGGCCATGCGGACGAGGTGCAGCAGAGCCTGCGGTCCATGCGCGAGCTGGGCCGGCGCCTCGACGTGGTCGCCTCGAAGCTCGCCGCGTTCCCGGTGCGCGAGAACGCGCCGCTGCGGGCCGTGCCGCTGCGCCGGGTCGTCCACGAGGCACTGGAACTCCTGCAGGCGCGCCTCGCCCAGACGCCGTGCGAGGTGCGGTCCCTGCGCGACGACCTGTACGTCCAGGCCGACGAGGCGCAGGTGGTCCACGTCGTGGCCAACCTCGTCAACAACGCGCTCGACGCGATGGCCGGGCAGGACACGCGCCGCATCGACTTCTCGGGCACGGCCGGCGCCCGCCAGGTGACCCTCACGCTGCGCGACAACGGGCCCGGCATTCCCGAGGGCGTGCGCGACCGGCTCTTCCATCCCTTCTTCTCGACGAAAGCGGCGGGGCAGGGCCTCGGCCTGGGCCTCGCGCTCTCGCGGGACGCCCTGCGCGCGATGGGCGGGGACCTCACCGCACGCCACTCGGCCGGGTCCGGCGCGGCATTCGAGGTCACGCTGCCCCGGGCCTCGCCGCCCTGA